From the Methylobacterium currus genome, one window contains:
- a CDS encoding LysR family transcriptional regulator, giving the protein MTLDQLRIFVAVAERQHVTRAAEALNLVQSAVSAAIAALEGRHAVKLFHRVGRGIELTEAGRLFLAEARAVLARAEAAEQVLADLSGLRRGTLAIRASQTIAGHWLPRHLVAFRAAYPDIILRLGIGNTAQAAEAVRSGMAELGFVEGAVEDDGLASLPVAEDRLVLVVRPGHELAGCRQPGPSDLAAIAWVLREPGSGTRSALESAVAAAGLAPDALTVALELPSNEAVLAAVAAGAGASVLSEAVVAPSLRTGTLVAVPLGLPARTFRVLRHKERYRSRAADALLDLIRGAEP; this is encoded by the coding sequence ATGACCCTCGACCAGCTGCGCATCTTCGTGGCGGTGGCCGAGCGCCAGCACGTCACCCGGGCCGCCGAGGCGCTCAACCTCGTCCAGTCGGCGGTCAGCGCGGCCATCGCCGCCCTGGAGGGCCGGCACGCCGTCAAGCTGTTCCACCGGGTCGGGCGGGGCATCGAGCTGACCGAGGCCGGCCGCCTGTTCCTTGCGGAGGCACGCGCGGTGCTCGCCCGCGCCGAGGCGGCCGAGCAGGTGCTCGCCGACCTGAGCGGCCTGCGCCGCGGCACCCTCGCCATCCGCGCGAGCCAGACCATCGCCGGTCATTGGCTGCCTCGCCACCTCGTCGCGTTCCGGGCGGCCTATCCGGACATCATCCTGCGGCTCGGCATCGGCAATACCGCGCAGGCAGCCGAAGCGGTCCGCTCGGGAATGGCGGAGCTCGGCTTCGTGGAGGGCGCCGTCGAGGATGACGGCCTCGCGAGCCTTCCGGTCGCGGAGGATCGGCTCGTCCTCGTGGTCCGCCCCGGGCACGAACTGGCCGGCTGCCGGCAGCCGGGCCCCTCGGACCTCGCCGCAATCGCCTGGGTGCTGCGCGAACCCGGATCCGGGACGCGCTCGGCCCTCGAATCCGCCGTCGCGGCCGCCGGCCTCGCACCCGACGCGCTCACCGTGGCGCTGGAACTGCCCTCGAACGAGGCGGTGCTCGCCGCCGTCGCGGCGGGGGCCGGCGCGAGCGTCCTGTCGGAGGCGGTGGTCGCCCCCTCCCTGCGGACCGGGACGCTCGTCGCCGTGCCGCTCGGTCTGCCGGCACGCACCTTCCGGGTCCTACGCCACAAGGAGCGATACCGCAGCCGGGCCGCGGACGCGCTGCTCGACCTGATCCGGGGGGCCGAGCCGTGA
- the tnpA gene encoding IS66-like element accessory protein TnpA → MSGLEHRFEPRRLEVITGGSGRRVWSADAKAAILEESLVPGAVVSAVARRHGVTPQQVFGWRREARRALEAAQDPTPMIFVPATTPVASALPSVPSPMRSPERAADGAGIELEIAGAVVRIGAHASEAQIRAVIRALRPRS, encoded by the coding sequence GTGTCTGGACTTGAGCATAGATTTGAGCCGCGCCGCCTGGAGGTGATCACGGGCGGCAGCGGGCGGCGGGTTTGGTCGGCGGATGCCAAGGCGGCGATCCTCGAGGAGAGCCTCGTGCCGGGGGCCGTCGTCTCGGCCGTGGCGCGCCGCCATGGGGTGACGCCCCAACAGGTGTTCGGTTGGCGCCGGGAGGCGCGCCGCGCTCTCGAAGCGGCGCAGGATCCCACGCCGATGATCTTCGTGCCGGCGACGACGCCAGTTGCGTCTGCTCTCCCGTCGGTGCCGTCACCGATGCGGTCGCCCGAGCGAGCGGCGGACGGCGCCGGGATCGAACTCGAGATCGCTGGCGCGGTCGTCCGCATCGGCGCTCACGCCAGTGAGGCTCAGATCAGGGCAGTGATCCGGGCTCTGAGGCCGCGGTCGTGA
- a CDS encoding DJ-1/PfpI family protein — protein MARTTPADLAAERSLDASELSRRSFAATALGGALLAAATPGARAQSSPQPLPRPRMMQQSDVAPLKVAMLVYPRMVMLDLVAPQSVLQMLNSDIHLVGETREPVATDLGLPVTPTCTVDECPRDLDVLFVPGGLMGSVACMKNPAILDFLADRGVRARYVTSVCTGGLVLAAAGLLRGYEATAHWAVTDLLPLMGATKVDTRVVHDRNRLTGAGVTAGLDFGLTLAVLLRGQEAAERTQLILEYEPAPPFHKGTPILAGPERVAQMRTGRVWMDGQARDAALAAAKRLGL, from the coding sequence ATGGCCCGAACCACGCCCGCGGACCTGGCCGCAGAGCGATCCCTCGACGCGTCTGAGCTGAGCCGGCGCAGCTTCGCGGCGACCGCCCTCGGTGGTGCCCTACTCGCTGCAGCAACGCCCGGCGCCCGCGCCCAGTCGTCGCCGCAGCCTCTCCCGCGGCCGCGCATGATGCAGCAATCGGACGTCGCGCCGCTCAAGGTCGCCATGCTGGTCTATCCCCGCATGGTCATGCTCGATCTCGTCGCCCCGCAGAGCGTCCTCCAGATGCTCAACTCCGACATCCATCTCGTCGGGGAGACGAGAGAACCCGTCGCAACGGATCTGGGTCTCCCGGTCACCCCGACCTGCACCGTCGACGAGTGTCCGCGCGACCTCGACGTGCTCTTCGTGCCGGGCGGGCTGATGGGCTCGGTCGCCTGCATGAAGAACCCCGCGATCCTCGACTTCCTGGCCGATCGGGGCGTCCGCGCACGCTACGTGACGAGCGTCTGCACGGGGGGGCTCGTGCTCGCAGCCGCCGGTCTCCTGCGCGGCTACGAGGCGACCGCGCATTGGGCGGTCACCGATCTTCTGCCGCTCATGGGCGCGACCAAGGTCGATACCCGCGTGGTCCATGACCGCAACCGGCTCACCGGGGCCGGCGTGACGGCGGGCCTCGATTTCGGCCTGACCCTCGCGGTGCTCCTGCGCGGGCAGGAGGCCGCCGAGCGGACGCAGCTCATCCTGGAATACGAGCCGGCCCCTCCGTTCCACAAAGGCACGCCGATCCTCGCCGGGCCGGAGCGCGTCGCGCAGATGCGCACGGGCCGGGTCTGGATGGACGGGCAGGCGAGGGACGCGGCCCTCGCCGCAGCGAAACGCCTCGGCCTTTAG
- a CDS encoding DUF305 domain-containing protein, with product MRGAPTAILIATLMAGGLAGGGMMMMRTGHAESAPGGFDALMAQSMTRMHADMAVPPSGDPDRDFAAMMIPHHQGAIDMAKAELAYGRDPVLRRLAQGIIVEQAQEIEVMRRALAERPPAAPATPKAPAPHHH from the coding sequence ATGCGCGGCGCACCGACGGCGATCCTGATCGCCACCCTGATGGCCGGCGGCCTGGCGGGCGGCGGCATGATGATGATGCGGACCGGGCACGCCGAGAGCGCCCCGGGCGGCTTCGACGCGCTGATGGCCCAGTCGATGACCCGGATGCACGCCGACATGGCGGTGCCGCCCTCCGGCGATCCGGACCGGGACTTCGCCGCCATGATGATCCCGCACCACCAGGGCGCGATCGACATGGCGAAGGCCGAACTCGCCTACGGTCGCGACCCCGTCCTGCGCCGGCTCGCGCAGGGCATCATCGTCGAACAGGCCCAGGAGATCGAGGTCATGCGGCGCGCGCTCGCCGAGCGCCCGCCCGCCGCTCCCGCCACGCCGAAAGCTCCGGCCCCGCACCATCACTGA
- a CDS encoding TonB-dependent siderophore receptor, translating into MYRIPRAELRAALPLMLLSTTSALAQSAPPDTVALEQITVAGERRSAAFGSNGGRMPNDLFVQGYTPKRTTTALKIPAPIQDIPVSVQVVPQELIQDRGALTIRQAIDTVSGVTSSNAIPGSQSFRIRGFNDGFSNLRDGFRETSNQQDVQGIERIEVLKGPASVLYGGNLAAGGVVNIVTKTPVDLNFANAALTGGSFGLVRPTFDVNQDLTGDGRLVMRINGAFDRTDTYRDFAYGDSKFVNPSLRWRPTAQDEIIVRAQVLQSNFSYGPYQSPLSRTTLRLPYSFSFSDPNLRDSHRNAERISYDWTHKFDENLRFRSGFNASAVNYDIGTDRFAVLRFNADGRTVSRTFVTGPQHLRDYDWQNEFSGTFYTGDIRHDWLAGVETYWSFNSATSFQGTLPNLNIFAPVYGVTPSALRLSASSDASFTNIAGYVQDFMTLTPQIRLLLGGRYDVTDTVNLNRLTNRTSANAADRFSPRLGITYEPVPTTALFANWANGFVPTTQTTVSGATLPPSASEQFEVGVKQQAFDGRVQATVALFQVTRTNVPTPDPTNATFSIASGEQQSRGVEVDIAGEILPGWKGVVSYAYTFADVTKDNRLPVGDLLAGVARHAGQVWTTYEFLSGSVLDGFGIGAGIRAETAREATLPNTFKLPGYVRLDAAAWYRFAIQGQPFRAQLNLQNITDRRIYDTDGANVLRPTVPFTVLASISTQF; encoded by the coding sequence ATGTATCGCATTCCGCGGGCCGAGCTGCGTGCCGCCCTGCCGCTGATGCTGCTTTCCACCACCTCCGCTCTCGCCCAGTCCGCGCCCCCCGACACCGTCGCGCTCGAACAGATCACCGTCGCCGGCGAGCGGAGGAGCGCCGCCTTCGGCTCGAATGGCGGGAGGATGCCGAACGATCTCTTCGTTCAGGGCTACACCCCCAAGCGGACGACGACGGCCCTGAAGATCCCGGCCCCGATCCAGGATATCCCCGTCTCCGTGCAGGTCGTCCCGCAGGAGCTGATCCAGGACCGCGGCGCGCTCACCATCCGACAGGCCATCGATACGGTCAGCGGCGTGACGAGCAGCAATGCCATCCCGGGCTCCCAGTCCTTCCGGATCCGCGGCTTCAACGACGGCTTCTCCAATCTGCGCGACGGGTTTCGCGAAACCAGCAACCAGCAGGATGTCCAGGGCATCGAGCGCATCGAGGTGCTGAAAGGCCCTGCCTCCGTGCTCTACGGCGGCAACCTGGCGGCGGGCGGCGTGGTCAACATCGTCACCAAGACACCCGTCGACCTGAACTTCGCCAATGCCGCTCTCACCGGCGGCAGCTTCGGTCTCGTCCGGCCGACCTTCGACGTGAACCAGGACCTGACCGGCGACGGCCGTCTCGTCATGCGCATCAACGGCGCCTTCGACCGCACCGACACGTACCGCGACTTCGCCTATGGTGACAGCAAGTTCGTCAACCCGAGCCTGCGCTGGCGTCCGACCGCCCAGGACGAGATCATCGTCCGCGCTCAGGTCCTGCAGAGCAACTTCAGCTACGGGCCGTACCAGTCGCCGCTGTCACGCACGACGTTGCGGCTTCCTTACTCCTTCAGCTTCTCCGATCCGAACCTGCGCGACAGCCACCGCAACGCGGAGCGCATCAGTTACGACTGGACACACAAGTTCGACGAGAACCTCCGCTTCCGGTCGGGTTTCAACGCATCCGCGGTCAACTACGACATCGGCACCGACCGGTTCGCCGTCCTTCGGTTCAACGCGGACGGGCGCACGGTCTCGCGCACCTTCGTCACCGGGCCCCAGCACCTGCGTGACTACGACTGGCAGAACGAGTTCTCGGGGACGTTCTACACGGGCGACATCCGGCATGACTGGCTGGCCGGAGTGGAGACCTACTGGAGCTTCAACAGCGCGACCAGTTTCCAGGGAACGCTTCCAAACCTGAATATCTTCGCGCCGGTCTACGGCGTGACGCCGAGCGCGCTACGATTGAGCGCGAGTTCCGATGCCAGCTTCACGAACATCGCCGGCTACGTCCAGGATTTCATGACGCTCACGCCGCAGATCCGCCTGCTGCTGGGCGGGCGCTATGACGTCACCGACACGGTCAACCTCAACCGGCTCACCAACCGCACCAGCGCCAACGCCGCCGACCGGTTCTCGCCGCGGCTCGGCATCACCTACGAGCCGGTTCCGACGACCGCCCTGTTCGCGAACTGGGCCAACGGCTTCGTCCCGACGACACAGACGACGGTCAGCGGCGCGACACTGCCTCCGAGCGCGAGCGAGCAGTTCGAGGTCGGCGTGAAGCAGCAGGCGTTCGACGGGCGTGTGCAGGCTACCGTGGCCTTGTTCCAGGTCACCCGCACCAACGTGCCGACCCCCGACCCGACGAACGCCACCTTCAGCATCGCGTCCGGCGAGCAGCAGAGCCGCGGCGTCGAGGTGGATATCGCCGGGGAGATCCTGCCGGGCTGGAAAGGCGTGGTCAGCTACGCCTACACCTTCGCTGACGTGACCAAGGACAACCGGCTGCCCGTCGGCGACCTGCTGGCGGGGGTCGCCAGGCACGCCGGCCAGGTCTGGACGACCTACGAGTTCCTGTCCGGCTCCGTCCTCGACGGCTTCGGGATCGGCGCCGGCATACGAGCCGAGACGGCGCGTGAGGCGACGCTGCCGAACACGTTCAAGCTTCCGGGCTACGTGCGGCTCGACGCGGCGGCTTGGTATCGTTTCGCGATCCAGGGACAGCCGTTTCGGGCTCAGCTGAACCTTCAGAACATCACCGACCGGCGCATCTACGACACCGATGGCGCCAACGTGTTGCGTCCGACGGTGCCGTTCACCGTTCTCGCCTCGATCTCGACCCAGTTCTGA
- a CDS encoding anti-sigma factor family protein, with protein MTASDPRPVGEDDLHALVDGRLDPGRRATVEAWLAEHPDAAARVAADGQVRARLRARLAPIADEPIPARLRVAHLARPRPARSIRWLPGAAAAMVCLALGGAVGWLGRGAVPPAAAPVEPMTQAAVSAFRTYVVEAVHPVEVRADGTPHLEQWLSRRVGRPVRAPDLQAQGFRLMGGRLLPAGDEPAAMLMYDDDRGTRLTLYSRAGAAGGRGVFRYAREGDVAAFSWIDAGMAYVVTARTDEARLLRVAEAVDAQASGRESGPR; from the coding sequence ATGACCGCGTCCGACCCCCGGCCCGTCGGCGAGGACGACCTGCACGCCCTCGTGGACGGCCGGCTCGATCCCGGCCGCCGCGCCACCGTCGAGGCCTGGCTCGCCGAGCACCCGGACGCGGCGGCCCGGGTCGCCGCCGACGGGCAGGTCCGCGCCCGCCTGCGGGCCCGCCTCGCCCCGATCGCCGACGAGCCGATCCCGGCCCGGCTGCGCGTCGCCCACCTGGCGCGCCCGCGTCCCGCCCGGAGCATCCGCTGGCTGCCGGGCGCCGCGGCGGCGATGGTGTGCCTCGCCCTGGGCGGGGCGGTGGGTTGGTTGGGGCGCGGGGCGGTGCCGCCCGCAGCGGCGCCGGTCGAGCCGATGACGCAGGCGGCGGTCTCGGCCTTCCGCACCTACGTGGTCGAGGCCGTCCACCCGGTCGAGGTCCGCGCCGACGGGACGCCGCATCTGGAGCAATGGCTCTCGCGGCGCGTCGGCCGGCCGGTCAGGGCGCCGGATTTGCAGGCCCAAGGATTCCGCCTGATGGGCGGGCGCCTGCTGCCGGCCGGCGACGAGCCGGCGGCGATGCTGATGTACGACGACGACCGCGGCACCCGCCTGACGCTCTACAGCCGCGCCGGCGCGGCCGGGGGACGCGGCGTCTTCCGCTACGCCCGCGAGGGCGACGTCGCCGCTTTCTCGTGGATCGATGCCGGGATGGCCTACGTGGTGACCGCGCGCACGGACGAAGCGCGGCTGCTGCGGGTCGCTGAGGCGGTCGACGCCCAGGCGAGCGGACGAGAAAGCGGGCCGCGGTGA
- a CDS encoding HoxN/HupN/NixA family nickel/cobalt transporter, which produces MMPIAHYRTFNLESLRSRIYLLYATLFVFNIVAWLWAWWLFRDRPVLLGTALAAYVFGLRHAVDPDHIAAIDNVTRKLMQFGERPVSVGLWFALGHSSVVIIAAVTIAWTAAGLTAFESLKDLGGLVGTGVSAGFLLLIGTVNLVLLAGIWRTFREVRRTGRYVSEDLDLLLAQRGFLSRILRPLFGLITRPWHMYPLGLLFALGFDTATEVSLFGLAAAEASKGTTLWAILVFPVLFTAGMTLVDATDGVLMLGAYGWAYVKPVRKLFYNLTITFVSVAVALLVGGIEALSLIGDKLGLHGAFWSAVSHLSENFGLLGFVVIGLFVVAWAVSWLVYRLGRFDSLDLRHEEG; this is translated from the coding sequence ATGATGCCTATCGCTCATTATCGGACGTTCAATCTGGAGTCGCTGCGATCGAGAATATACCTGCTGTATGCGACATTGTTTGTATTCAATATCGTCGCCTGGCTGTGGGCGTGGTGGCTGTTCCGCGATCGGCCGGTGCTGCTCGGAACCGCCTTGGCCGCCTACGTGTTCGGCCTGCGCCATGCCGTCGATCCCGACCACATCGCGGCCATCGACAACGTCACGCGCAAGCTCATGCAGTTCGGGGAGCGCCCGGTCTCCGTCGGCCTCTGGTTCGCCCTCGGACATTCGAGCGTCGTCATCATCGCGGCCGTGACCATCGCATGGACGGCGGCCGGCCTGACGGCGTTCGAGAGCCTGAAGGATCTCGGCGGCCTCGTCGGGACCGGGGTGTCGGCCGGTTTCTTGTTGCTCATCGGAACGGTCAATCTGGTGCTCCTCGCCGGCATCTGGCGCACCTTTCGGGAGGTCCGCCGCACCGGGCGCTACGTGAGCGAGGATCTCGATCTCCTGCTGGCCCAGCGCGGGTTCCTGTCGCGGATACTGCGCCCGTTGTTCGGCCTGATCACCCGGCCCTGGCACATGTACCCGCTCGGCCTGTTGTTCGCGCTCGGCTTCGACACCGCGACCGAGGTCAGCCTGTTCGGGCTTGCGGCTGCCGAGGCCAGCAAGGGCACGACCCTGTGGGCAATTCTGGTCTTCCCGGTGCTGTTCACGGCCGGTATGACGCTGGTCGACGCCACCGACGGCGTGCTGATGCTCGGCGCCTACGGCTGGGCCTATGTCAAGCCCGTGCGCAAGCTCTTCTACAACCTGACCATCACGTTCGTCTCCGTGGCGGTCGCCCTGCTGGTGGGCGGCATCGAGGCCCTGAGTCTCATCGGCGACAAGCTCGGCTTGCACGGAGCCTTCTGGAGCGCCGTCTCGCATCTCAGCGAGAATTTCGGTCTTCTCGGCTTCGTGGTGATCGGGCTGTTCGTAGTGGCCTGGGCCGTGTCCTGGCTCGTCTACCGGCTCGGCCGCTTCGACAGTCTCGACCTTCGGCACGAGGAGGGTTGA
- a CDS encoding copper chaperone PCu(A)C produces the protein MTKRIHFPLRETVAAVALTFTALTGLALAHEYSVGPLKIDHPWARATPRGAKVGGGYAVITNTGSMPDRLVGGSLSAAGHVEIHRMTMEGDVMKMGPVEGGLEIKPGQTVKLEPGGFHIMFMDLAAPLKQGEMVKGTLSFERAGNVPVEFAIDAIAAKAPEAGHAHQH, from the coding sequence ATGACCAAGCGCATCCACTTTCCCCTGCGCGAGACCGTTGCTGCGGTCGCCCTCACCTTTACGGCGCTGACCGGTTTGGCGCTGGCGCACGAGTACAGCGTCGGACCGCTGAAGATCGACCACCCTTGGGCTCGGGCGACGCCGCGCGGCGCCAAGGTCGGTGGCGGCTATGCCGTCATCACCAACACCGGGTCGATGCCCGACCGGCTCGTCGGTGGCTCGCTCAGCGCCGCCGGCCACGTCGAGATCCACCGTATGACGATGGAGGGCGACGTGATGAAGATGGGCCCTGTCGAGGGTGGCCTCGAGATCAAGCCGGGGCAGACCGTCAAGCTCGAGCCGGGCGGCTTCCATATCATGTTTATGGACTTGGCCGCCCCGCTCAAGCAGGGCGAGATGGTCAAGGGCACGCTGTCCTTCGAGCGGGCCGGCAACGTGCCGGTCGAGTTCGCCATCGACGCGATCGCCGCGAAGGCTCCGGAGGCGGGCCATGCGCACCAGCACTGA
- a CDS encoding sigma-70 family RNA polymerase sigma factor translates to MDDLAALIEPQIPALRRYAVALLREREAADDLVQDALERAIRAWPQRRRDGDLRAWLFAILRNRYLEGVRGRRGVEVGSELLDDVVDASADPGAALGVRDVLDGLAGLPEDQRSVLLLVAVEDMSYAEAAAVLAVPVGTVMSRLSRARGRMRAFLDHAPTVVTGHLRRVK, encoded by the coding sequence TTGGACGACCTCGCCGCCCTGATCGAGCCGCAGATCCCGGCGTTGCGGCGCTACGCCGTCGCGCTCCTGCGCGAGCGCGAGGCGGCCGACGACCTCGTCCAGGACGCCCTCGAACGCGCGATCCGGGCCTGGCCGCAGCGCCGCCGGGACGGCGACCTGCGCGCCTGGCTGTTCGCGATCCTGCGCAACCGCTACCTCGAAGGGGTGCGCGGTCGCCGCGGCGTCGAGGTCGGCTCGGAGCTGCTCGACGACGTCGTGGACGCCTCCGCCGATCCCGGGGCCGCCCTCGGCGTGCGGGACGTGCTCGACGGGCTCGCCGGCCTGCCCGAGGATCAACGCTCGGTCCTGCTCCTCGTCGCGGTCGAGGACATGTCCTATGCCGAGGCCGCCGCGGTGCTCGCCGTGCCGGTCGGCACGGTGATGTCGCGCCTGAGCCGGGCGCGGGGCCGGATGCGCGCCTTCCTGGACCACGCACCGACCGTCGTCACCGGACACCTGCGGAGAGTGAAATGA
- a CDS encoding YncE family protein has translation MRHLIPAALVLALLGGTALAGQAPGPASAPDVPVGPRDRFYTSDQFSNTVSVIDPAANTLLGVIRLGDTTPANLSPLYRGQLLVHGMGFSPDRKTLLAVSIGSNSVSFIDTATNTVRHTTYVGRSPHEAFFTPDGREVWVSVRGEDYVAILDAATGKETGRITVPNGPGMTIFSPDGRYGYVCSSFSPETVAIEVKSRQIVGRIKQESPFCPDIAATPDGRQVWFTLKDVGRVQVFEAAPPFKALKTIETGPITNHVNIARTRAGQFAYVTVGGLNQVKVFRTDDFSQVATIPTGALPHGLWPSGDGSRVYVGLENADAVAVIDTGTNAVTATIPIGQGPQGVAYLPAAVPESAGAPNLQPLGAAGQSSRLILDGPDGKPATQVTLFDQGVLQTLQAAVTGLMPKSPYLLALSADPKGAGPLEPLAAFMTNPAGAAIVNAVGPIRQVTQNPSAAARRILVIVEGKPGETGATVQVQVVQ, from the coding sequence ATGCGACACCTCATTCCGGCGGCTCTCGTGCTCGCCCTTCTCGGCGGAACCGCGCTCGCGGGCCAGGCGCCGGGCCCTGCCTCGGCGCCCGACGTGCCGGTCGGCCCCCGCGACCGCTTCTATACCTCGGACCAGTTCTCCAACACGGTCTCGGTGATCGACCCCGCCGCCAACACGCTCCTCGGCGTCATCCGCCTCGGCGACACCACGCCCGCGAACCTGAGCCCGCTCTACCGCGGCCAGCTCCTCGTCCACGGCATGGGCTTCTCGCCCGACCGCAAGACCCTGCTGGCGGTCTCGATCGGCTCGAACTCGGTCAGCTTCATCGACACCGCCACCAATACCGTGCGGCACACGACCTATGTCGGCCGCTCGCCGCACGAGGCGTTCTTCACGCCGGACGGGCGCGAGGTCTGGGTCAGCGTGCGCGGCGAGGATTACGTGGCGATCCTCGACGCGGCGACGGGCAAGGAGACGGGCCGGATTACAGTGCCGAACGGGCCCGGCATGACGATCTTCTCGCCCGACGGCCGGTACGGCTACGTCTGTTCCAGCTTCAGCCCCGAGACGGTCGCGATCGAGGTCAAGAGCCGGCAGATCGTCGGGCGGATCAAGCAGGAGAGCCCGTTCTGCCCCGACATCGCGGCGACGCCCGACGGCCGCCAGGTCTGGTTCACCCTGAAGGATGTCGGCCGGGTCCAGGTCTTCGAGGCTGCGCCGCCGTTCAAGGCGCTCAAGACCATCGAGACGGGGCCGATCACTAACCACGTTAACATCGCCCGCACCAGGGCCGGCCAGTTCGCCTACGTGACGGTCGGCGGGCTCAACCAGGTCAAGGTGTTCCGCACCGACGACTTCTCGCAGGTCGCGACGATACCGACCGGCGCGCTCCCGCACGGCCTCTGGCCCTCGGGCGACGGGTCGCGGGTCTATGTCGGCCTTGAGAATGCCGATGCGGTCGCGGTGATCGACACCGGCACCAACGCCGTCACCGCAACGATCCCGATCGGCCAGGGCCCGCAAGGCGTGGCCTACCTGCCCGCGGCGGTCCCGGAGAGCGCGGGCGCCCCGAACCTGCAGCCCCTCGGCGCGGCCGGCCAGTCGAGCCGGCTGATCCTCGACGGGCCGGACGGCAAGCCGGCGACGCAGGTGACGCTGTTCGACCAGGGCGTGCTGCAGACGCTGCAGGCCGCGGTCACCGGGCTGATGCCGAAGAGCCCCTACCTGCTCGCTCTCTCAGCCGATCCGAAGGGCGCCGGGCCGCTGGAGCCGCTCGCCGCCTTCATGACGAACCCTGCAGGCGCCGCCATCGTCAACGCGGTCGGACCGATCCGCCAGGTGACGCAGAACCCGAGCGCGGCGGCGCGGCGCATCCTCGTGATCGTCGAGGGCAAGCCCGGCGAGACCGGCGCGACGGTCCAGGTCCAGGTCGTGCAGTAA
- the tnpB gene encoding IS66 family insertion sequence element accessory protein TnpB (TnpB, as the term is used for proteins encoded by IS66 family insertion elements, is considered an accessory protein, since TnpC, encoded by a neighboring gene, is a DDE family transposase.) produces the protein MIGPSGAVRVMVATRPVDFRKGVDGLAALVRDAIGADPFSGSIYVFRSKRADRIKLVFWDGTGLVLVAKRLESGAFHWPAPRDSTVHLSAAQLSALLEGLDWRRVHGLRPVVTPAVAS, from the coding sequence GTGATCGGGCCCAGCGGTGCCGTGAGGGTGATGGTGGCCACCCGCCCGGTCGACTTCCGCAAAGGCGTCGATGGGCTGGCCGCCCTGGTGCGTGACGCCATCGGCGCCGATCCATTCTCGGGCAGCATCTACGTGTTCCGTTCCAAGCGCGCCGACCGGATCAAGCTGGTGTTCTGGGATGGGACCGGCCTGGTTCTGGTGGCCAAGCGGCTCGAGAGCGGCGCCTTCCACTGGCCGGCGCCTCGCGACAGCACCGTGCACCTGAGCGCCGCACAGCTCTCGGCCCTGCTCGAGGGGCTGGACTGGCGGCGCGTTCACGGCCTGCGTCCCGTCGTGACCCCCGCCGTCGCTAGCTGA
- a CDS encoding DUF3526 domain-containing protein, with protein sequence MAEADRRPGLLDAPEIKRLARDAFYDAALAPHRQVARTHAVAAADWSRHLALLSPASAFALALETAAGSDAGRHAAFLAAAADYRAILRAFFEPRILAQALHPAPVCDGCQARLYFGAYDDVPAFPVSLEPGAAERQVLLSLGSLLAGSLLLGLIAFRRFARWPV encoded by the coding sequence ATGGCGGAAGCGGATCGTCGTCCCGGCCTTCTCGATGCTCCCGAAATAAAGCGCCTAGCGCGCGATGCCTTCTACGATGCGGCCCTCGCGCCGCACCGGCAGGTCGCGCGCACCCATGCGGTCGCGGCCGCCGACTGGAGCCGGCACTTGGCCCTTCTCTCCCCGGCGAGTGCGTTCGCCCTGGCGCTGGAGACGGCGGCCGGAAGCGATGCCGGCCGACACGCCGCCTTCCTGGCGGCGGCTGCCGACTACCGCGCGATCCTGCGGGCCTTCTTCGAGCCGCGCATCCTGGCTCAGGCGCTGCACCCGGCACCAGTCTGCGACGGCTGCCAGGCCCGGCTCTACTTCGGCGCCTATGACGACGTCCCCGCCTTCCCAGTCTCGCTCGAACCCGGCGCGGCCGAGCGGCAGGTGCTGCTGAGCTTAGGGAGTTTGCTTGCCGGCAGCCTCCTGCTCGGGCTGATCGCGTTCCGCCGGTTCGCCCGATGGCCCGTCTGA